The Cucurbita pepo subsp. pepo cultivar mu-cu-16 chromosome LG08, ASM280686v2, whole genome shotgun sequence genome contains a region encoding:
- the LOC111800110 gene encoding paramyosin-like isoform X1 produces the protein MFRLHRNRQAKSGEKIDFKFSNFKALQVPKGWDKLFISVVSEQTGKTIVRSSKASVRNGGCQWTESLSESIWVSQDEISKEFEDCNFKLVVAMGSARSNILGEAMVNMTNYIDSKSSSAVSLPLKKCNHGTNLQVKIQCLTPITKVRRSGELKQTNSSKEDSKKEGHDSDSCSDITDSQLSRSIGSSSGADLYSSLQSGEGSSKEASFSASYSQLSNDSSEVYESVENDAAKNNYSDMRRQDSASSQNSLSPNSVITGSAAEATTVLELRAEAKLWEKNAHKLMADLDQLKKEFSDQSQHQESLNSALSAANAECDGLRKELEQLKLVTENSTQRQTIIEDLSYQNNEPLILNELKDELKFLKETNADLAEQLKRSQESNIELVSVLQELEETTEKQRLEIEELLAQHRKDDDIENIIQENKELMIQLEHVKESEKNLQLKVELLERNLEETKFDLEKCKVPNQRFPQDIDKESDGKLHSEEEIRSLQSVNTNLVKEIEMLKEKVQELEKDCNELTDENIDLLYKLKQANNDAKGGGLPFNSSGGKPLSNSFVNFGFDTMKHKHSTQNLEESPEGIQNNDSTFNKKLESAKFELEVKVEELSRELTEKRLEIEKLESSILSKEDEIKILGDLHTELQAKYANLQKEKHEIEEQMEVILGESDISSKCINDLRNEVKELRNNVDLHDSVKSKCSELECENREFELHVSQMEQERIQLSERISVLESQLKYMTDEKELVCLELENSKSRAVSLQDEVDRLRLEIEKGSVDLKQMLNDVQNQCAEAQDQCEYLQREKDLLQKSNGELKKKNFELHECYLRLESKLKESLERSAHYSKKVDDLEQYLSLGLEDFASKERLLSSELSSIVEDNIKYKEKFAMFESLYNETYLEKATEAQELQGAVVHLTKQLSAMKNDLNIMQMESDEKLTALISELSVSKQSRGTLIADHEKLLKQLENYKSLEVKLKNSVNDLELKLSVSEKERKQHEEELTNLKVKMAHFQDEVSESRNKLEEKIIDELEESKQSGVALKENVLRIGSESVVKEASFTGNDDLSNELYQIKRVNSKYQQKPKILDEKDECLKRCQSLEAELRQLKEEKRIQRESSSVKVHGLSKTNGKNTKLLINDAVKTVGQNHSGKKKPASKTSQSHEQVKDRKDLNSNQSHSQVKDDSEYDIPEAESVSRIQLLEKELAEALEANKKYEDQLSRLVSDNQNNKENSPISSVEGDAVAKEGYESINSALEAELRDIRERYFHISLKYAEVEQQREELVMKLKATKSGGRRWFS, from the exons ATGTTCAGGTTGCACAGGAATCGACAGGCGAAATCAGGGGAGAAAATTGATTTCAAGTTCTCCAACTTCAAGGCACTCCAG GTACCTAAAGGTTGGGACAAGCTATTTATATCTGTCGTCTCAGAGCAAACTGGGAAGACAATTGTCAGGTCAAGCAAAGCATCTGTTCGTAATGGAGGTTGCCAATGGACTGAATCTCTATCAGAGTCCATTTGGGTTTCACAAGATGAAATTTCAAAGGAGTTTGAAGATTGTAATTTCAAGCTTGTTGTGGCCATG GGATCAGCAAGATCTAATATTCTTGGTGAGGCTATGGTCAACATGACAAATTACATAGATTCTAAATCTTCTTCTGCTGTCTCACTTCCATTGAAAAAGTGCAATCATGGGACTAATTTACAA GTAAAAATCCAGTGCCTAACTCCAATTACAAAAGTGAGGAG GAGTGGAGAATTGAAACAGACAAATTCTTCAAAAGAAGACTCGAAGAAAGAAGGTCATGACTCAGATAGCTGCTCAGATATTACGGATAGCCAATTGTCGAGGAGTATTGGATCTTCCTCTGGTGCAGATTTATACTCTAGCTTACAGTCCGGAGAAGGTAGCAGCAAG GAAGCAAGTTTCTCTGCTTCCTATTCACAGCTGAGCAATGATTCATCTGAGGTTTATGAATCCGTAGAAAATGACGCTGCAAAAAACAATTATAGTGATATGCGAAGACAAGACTCTGCGAGCTCACAGAATAGTTTATCACCTAATTCTGTAATTACTGGTTCAG CAGCGGAAGCAACGACTGTTCTGGAACTTCGTGCTGAAGCCAAGTTGTGGGAGAAAAATGCCCACAAACTGATGGCTGATCTTGATCAGTTGAAGAAAGAGTTTTCAGATCAATCCCAACACCAGGAAAGTTTAAATTCTGCACTTTCAGCAGCAAATGCAGAATGTGATGGTTTGAGAAAAGAACTTGAGCAACTGAAACTGGTGACTGAGAACTCAACACAGAGACAAACAATCATTGAGGATTTGTCATATCAAAATAATGAACCACTCATCCTAAACGAATTGAAAGATGAACTGAAGTTCCTGAAAGAAACCAATGCTGATTTAGCTGAGCAGCTAAAGAGAAGCCAAGAATCAAATATTGAGCTTGTATCCGTCCTTCAGGAGCTAGAAGAAACTACCGAAAAGCAGAGATTGGAGATAGAGGAACTTTTGGCACAACACAGAAAAGATGATGATATCGAAAATATTATTCAAGAAAACAAGGAATTGATGATTCAGTTAGAGCATGTGAAAGAATCAGAGAAGAATCTTCAATTGAAGGTAGAGCTACTAGAGAGAAACTTGgaggaaacaaaatttgatttagaGAAATGCAAGGTCCCAAACCAACGGTTCCCTCAGGATATAGACAAGGAATCCGATGGTAAGCTACATTCTGAGGAGGAAATACGGTCCTTACAATCTGTAAACACAAATCTAGTGAAGGAAATTGAAATGTTGAAGGAAAAAGTGCAGGAGCTAGAAAAGGACTGTAATGAGTTGACGGATGAGAACATAGATCTCTTGTACAAGCTTAAGCAAGCAAATAACGATGCTAAGGGAGGAGGTTTGCCTTTTAACTCCTCAGGTGGTAAGCCTTTATCTAATTCCTTTGTTAATTTTGGATTCGATACAATGAAACACAAACATTCTACACAAAATCTAGAGGAAAGTCCTGAAGGGATTCAGAATAACGATAGTACTTTCAATAAAAAGCTAGAGAGTGCGAAATTTGAACTGGAAGTCAAAGTTGAAGAGCTCAGTAGGGAATTGACTGAGAAACGGCTGGAGATTGAAAAACTTGAGTCCAGTATTTTGTCCAAAGAAGACGAGATTAAGATCCTCGGAGATTTGCATACTGAATTGCAAGCTAAGTATGCAAatcttcaaaaagaaaaacatgagaTCGAGGAACAGATGGAAGTCATACTTGGAGAAAGCGATATCAGCTCTAAATGCATAAATGATTTGCGAAATGAAGTAAAGGAGCTTAGAAACAATGTGGATTTGCATGACTCTGTAAAAAGTAAATGTTCAGAGCTTGAATGTGAAAACCGAGAATTTGAACTTCATGTATCTCAGATGGAACAAGAACGCATACAGTTGTCAGAACGCATATCTGTTTTGGAATCTCAACTAAAATATATGACAGACGAGAAGGAGTTGGTTTGCCTCGAGTTAGAGAACTCCAAGTCTCGTGCTGTGAGTCTCCAAGATGAAGTTGATAGACTGAGACTCGAGATAGAGAAGGGAAGTGTTGATCTGAAACAAATGTTGAATGATGTGCAAAACCAGTGTGCAGAGGCTCAAGATCAATGTGAGTACCTGCAAAGAGAAAAAGATTTGCTTCAGAAATCAAATGGAGAgctgaagaaaaagaatttcgAGTTACATGAGTGTTATTTACGTTTGGAATCGAAATTGAAGGAGTCACTTGAAAGGTCTGCTCATTATTCCAAAAAAGTTGATGATTTGGAGCAGTATCTCTCTCTTGGATTGGAGGATTTCGCCTCAAAAGAAAGATTACTATCTTCGGAACTAAGTTCAATCGTTGAAGACAACATAAAATACAAAGAGAAATTTGCCATGTTTGAAAGCTTGTACAATGAGACATATTTGGAGAAGGcaacagaagctcaagaacttCAAGGAGCTGTCGTGCACCTGACCAAGCAACTTTCAGCTATGAAGAATGATCTCAACATCATGCAAATGGAATCTGATGAAAAGTTAACAGCTTTGATCAGTGAGCTTTCCGTGTCAAAACAAAGTCGAGGAACACTGATAGCCGACCATGAAAAGTTACTGAAGCAGTTGGAAAATTACAAATCACTCGAAGTCAAACTTAAGAACTCTGTCAATGATCTTGAATTAAAGCTTTCTGTGTCTGAAAAAGAACGAAAGCAGCATGAGGAAGAACTAACTAACTTAAAGGTAAAAATGGCCCATTTTCAGGATGAGGTTTCTGAATCAAGGAACAAGCTCGAAGAAAAGATTATCGATGAATTAGAGGAGAGCAAACAGAGCGGAGTTgccttaaaagaaaatgttctGAGAATAGGGAGTGAATCAGTCGTGAAAGAGGCATCATTTACTGGGAATGACGATTTAAGCAATGAGCTCTACCAGATTAAGAGAGTAAACAGTAAGTACCAACAGAAACCAAAAATACTGGATGAGAAAGATGAGTGCCTAAAAAGATGCCAATCCCTTGAAGCAGAACTGAGACAATTAAAGGAGGAAAAACGGATCCAGCGGGAGTCTAGCAGTGTAAAGGTTCATGGTCTTTCCAAAACCAACGGCAAAAACACGAAGCTTCTAATA AATGATGCGGTAAAGACTGTTGGTCAAAATCATAGTGGCAAGAAGAAGCCTGCTTCAAAGACCAGCCAATCACATGAACAAGTGAAAGATCGTAAGGACCTTAACAGCAATCAATCTCATTCTCAAGTTAAG GATGATAGTGAATATGATATTCCTGAAGCTGAATCTGTTTCAAGAATTCAGTTGCTCGAAAAGGAACTTGCTGAGGCTTTGGAAGCAAACAAGAAATATGAA
- the LOC111800110 gene encoding paramyosin-like isoform X2: MFRLHRNRQAKSGEKIDFKFSNFKALQVPKGWDKLFISVVSEQTGKTIVRSSKASVRNGGCQWTESLSESIWVSQDEISKEFEDCNFKLVVAMGSARSNILGEAMVNMTNYIDSKSSSAVSLPLKKCNHGTNLQVKIQCLTPITKVRRSGELKQTNSSKEDSKKEGHDSDSCSDITDSQLSRSIGSSSGADLYSSLQSGEGSSKEASFSASYSQLSNDSSEVYESVENDAAKNNYSDMRRQDSASSQNSLSPNSVITGSAEATTVLELRAEAKLWEKNAHKLMADLDQLKKEFSDQSQHQESLNSALSAANAECDGLRKELEQLKLVTENSTQRQTIIEDLSYQNNEPLILNELKDELKFLKETNADLAEQLKRSQESNIELVSVLQELEETTEKQRLEIEELLAQHRKDDDIENIIQENKELMIQLEHVKESEKNLQLKVELLERNLEETKFDLEKCKVPNQRFPQDIDKESDGKLHSEEEIRSLQSVNTNLVKEIEMLKEKVQELEKDCNELTDENIDLLYKLKQANNDAKGGGLPFNSSGGKPLSNSFVNFGFDTMKHKHSTQNLEESPEGIQNNDSTFNKKLESAKFELEVKVEELSRELTEKRLEIEKLESSILSKEDEIKILGDLHTELQAKYANLQKEKHEIEEQMEVILGESDISSKCINDLRNEVKELRNNVDLHDSVKSKCSELECENREFELHVSQMEQERIQLSERISVLESQLKYMTDEKELVCLELENSKSRAVSLQDEVDRLRLEIEKGSVDLKQMLNDVQNQCAEAQDQCEYLQREKDLLQKSNGELKKKNFELHECYLRLESKLKESLERSAHYSKKVDDLEQYLSLGLEDFASKERLLSSELSSIVEDNIKYKEKFAMFESLYNETYLEKATEAQELQGAVVHLTKQLSAMKNDLNIMQMESDEKLTALISELSVSKQSRGTLIADHEKLLKQLENYKSLEVKLKNSVNDLELKLSVSEKERKQHEEELTNLKVKMAHFQDEVSESRNKLEEKIIDELEESKQSGVALKENVLRIGSESVVKEASFTGNDDLSNELYQIKRVNSKYQQKPKILDEKDECLKRCQSLEAELRQLKEEKRIQRESSSVKVHGLSKTNGKNTKLLINDAVKTVGQNHSGKKKPASKTSQSHEQVKDRKDLNSNQSHSQVKDDSEYDIPEAESVSRIQLLEKELAEALEANKKYEDQLSRLVSDNQNNKENSPISSVEGDAVAKEGYESINSALEAELRDIRERYFHISLKYAEVEQQREELVMKLKATKSGGRRWFS, encoded by the exons ATGTTCAGGTTGCACAGGAATCGACAGGCGAAATCAGGGGAGAAAATTGATTTCAAGTTCTCCAACTTCAAGGCACTCCAG GTACCTAAAGGTTGGGACAAGCTATTTATATCTGTCGTCTCAGAGCAAACTGGGAAGACAATTGTCAGGTCAAGCAAAGCATCTGTTCGTAATGGAGGTTGCCAATGGACTGAATCTCTATCAGAGTCCATTTGGGTTTCACAAGATGAAATTTCAAAGGAGTTTGAAGATTGTAATTTCAAGCTTGTTGTGGCCATG GGATCAGCAAGATCTAATATTCTTGGTGAGGCTATGGTCAACATGACAAATTACATAGATTCTAAATCTTCTTCTGCTGTCTCACTTCCATTGAAAAAGTGCAATCATGGGACTAATTTACAA GTAAAAATCCAGTGCCTAACTCCAATTACAAAAGTGAGGAG GAGTGGAGAATTGAAACAGACAAATTCTTCAAAAGAAGACTCGAAGAAAGAAGGTCATGACTCAGATAGCTGCTCAGATATTACGGATAGCCAATTGTCGAGGAGTATTGGATCTTCCTCTGGTGCAGATTTATACTCTAGCTTACAGTCCGGAGAAGGTAGCAGCAAG GAAGCAAGTTTCTCTGCTTCCTATTCACAGCTGAGCAATGATTCATCTGAGGTTTATGAATCCGTAGAAAATGACGCTGCAAAAAACAATTATAGTGATATGCGAAGACAAGACTCTGCGAGCTCACAGAATAGTTTATCACCTAATTCTGTAATTACTGGTTCAG CGGAAGCAACGACTGTTCTGGAACTTCGTGCTGAAGCCAAGTTGTGGGAGAAAAATGCCCACAAACTGATGGCTGATCTTGATCAGTTGAAGAAAGAGTTTTCAGATCAATCCCAACACCAGGAAAGTTTAAATTCTGCACTTTCAGCAGCAAATGCAGAATGTGATGGTTTGAGAAAAGAACTTGAGCAACTGAAACTGGTGACTGAGAACTCAACACAGAGACAAACAATCATTGAGGATTTGTCATATCAAAATAATGAACCACTCATCCTAAACGAATTGAAAGATGAACTGAAGTTCCTGAAAGAAACCAATGCTGATTTAGCTGAGCAGCTAAAGAGAAGCCAAGAATCAAATATTGAGCTTGTATCCGTCCTTCAGGAGCTAGAAGAAACTACCGAAAAGCAGAGATTGGAGATAGAGGAACTTTTGGCACAACACAGAAAAGATGATGATATCGAAAATATTATTCAAGAAAACAAGGAATTGATGATTCAGTTAGAGCATGTGAAAGAATCAGAGAAGAATCTTCAATTGAAGGTAGAGCTACTAGAGAGAAACTTGgaggaaacaaaatttgatttagaGAAATGCAAGGTCCCAAACCAACGGTTCCCTCAGGATATAGACAAGGAATCCGATGGTAAGCTACATTCTGAGGAGGAAATACGGTCCTTACAATCTGTAAACACAAATCTAGTGAAGGAAATTGAAATGTTGAAGGAAAAAGTGCAGGAGCTAGAAAAGGACTGTAATGAGTTGACGGATGAGAACATAGATCTCTTGTACAAGCTTAAGCAAGCAAATAACGATGCTAAGGGAGGAGGTTTGCCTTTTAACTCCTCAGGTGGTAAGCCTTTATCTAATTCCTTTGTTAATTTTGGATTCGATACAATGAAACACAAACATTCTACACAAAATCTAGAGGAAAGTCCTGAAGGGATTCAGAATAACGATAGTACTTTCAATAAAAAGCTAGAGAGTGCGAAATTTGAACTGGAAGTCAAAGTTGAAGAGCTCAGTAGGGAATTGACTGAGAAACGGCTGGAGATTGAAAAACTTGAGTCCAGTATTTTGTCCAAAGAAGACGAGATTAAGATCCTCGGAGATTTGCATACTGAATTGCAAGCTAAGTATGCAAatcttcaaaaagaaaaacatgagaTCGAGGAACAGATGGAAGTCATACTTGGAGAAAGCGATATCAGCTCTAAATGCATAAATGATTTGCGAAATGAAGTAAAGGAGCTTAGAAACAATGTGGATTTGCATGACTCTGTAAAAAGTAAATGTTCAGAGCTTGAATGTGAAAACCGAGAATTTGAACTTCATGTATCTCAGATGGAACAAGAACGCATACAGTTGTCAGAACGCATATCTGTTTTGGAATCTCAACTAAAATATATGACAGACGAGAAGGAGTTGGTTTGCCTCGAGTTAGAGAACTCCAAGTCTCGTGCTGTGAGTCTCCAAGATGAAGTTGATAGACTGAGACTCGAGATAGAGAAGGGAAGTGTTGATCTGAAACAAATGTTGAATGATGTGCAAAACCAGTGTGCAGAGGCTCAAGATCAATGTGAGTACCTGCAAAGAGAAAAAGATTTGCTTCAGAAATCAAATGGAGAgctgaagaaaaagaatttcgAGTTACATGAGTGTTATTTACGTTTGGAATCGAAATTGAAGGAGTCACTTGAAAGGTCTGCTCATTATTCCAAAAAAGTTGATGATTTGGAGCAGTATCTCTCTCTTGGATTGGAGGATTTCGCCTCAAAAGAAAGATTACTATCTTCGGAACTAAGTTCAATCGTTGAAGACAACATAAAATACAAAGAGAAATTTGCCATGTTTGAAAGCTTGTACAATGAGACATATTTGGAGAAGGcaacagaagctcaagaacttCAAGGAGCTGTCGTGCACCTGACCAAGCAACTTTCAGCTATGAAGAATGATCTCAACATCATGCAAATGGAATCTGATGAAAAGTTAACAGCTTTGATCAGTGAGCTTTCCGTGTCAAAACAAAGTCGAGGAACACTGATAGCCGACCATGAAAAGTTACTGAAGCAGTTGGAAAATTACAAATCACTCGAAGTCAAACTTAAGAACTCTGTCAATGATCTTGAATTAAAGCTTTCTGTGTCTGAAAAAGAACGAAAGCAGCATGAGGAAGAACTAACTAACTTAAAGGTAAAAATGGCCCATTTTCAGGATGAGGTTTCTGAATCAAGGAACAAGCTCGAAGAAAAGATTATCGATGAATTAGAGGAGAGCAAACAGAGCGGAGTTgccttaaaagaaaatgttctGAGAATAGGGAGTGAATCAGTCGTGAAAGAGGCATCATTTACTGGGAATGACGATTTAAGCAATGAGCTCTACCAGATTAAGAGAGTAAACAGTAAGTACCAACAGAAACCAAAAATACTGGATGAGAAAGATGAGTGCCTAAAAAGATGCCAATCCCTTGAAGCAGAACTGAGACAATTAAAGGAGGAAAAACGGATCCAGCGGGAGTCTAGCAGTGTAAAGGTTCATGGTCTTTCCAAAACCAACGGCAAAAACACGAAGCTTCTAATA AATGATGCGGTAAAGACTGTTGGTCAAAATCATAGTGGCAAGAAGAAGCCTGCTTCAAAGACCAGCCAATCACATGAACAAGTGAAAGATCGTAAGGACCTTAACAGCAATCAATCTCATTCTCAAGTTAAG GATGATAGTGAATATGATATTCCTGAAGCTGAATCTGTTTCAAGAATTCAGTTGCTCGAAAAGGAACTTGCTGAGGCTTTGGAAGCAAACAAGAAATATGAA